AATTGATGCGCCATTTTGGCCAAGTGTTGAGCTGAATGAAGGTCCACAGGGTGATCGAGGCGCACAAGGCTTTTTACGTATGAAAAGCCGCGATAACGATATTTGCCAACTCGTGATGAACTATGGTCAGCACGGGATGGATCATGGTCACTTTGATACACTTGGCATCGCTTTCTTTAGTCGCGGCCAAGAAGTGCTACGTGAATACGGCTTTGGCCGTTGGGTCAACGTTGAGCCTAAATTTGGGGGGCGCTACCTGCCTGAGAACAAGAGCTATGCGCGCCAAACGATTGCGCACAATGGCGTCACCATTGATGAAGGGTGTCAAAACGGCTTCAGCATAGAGCAAGCCGATGCTAAACATGGTATACCGCATTTCTTCATGGGGAATGATGAACATCTCCAAGCGATGAGTGCTTTTGCGAATGATCATTACCCTCATGCAAAAATGCAGCGCACGGTCGCATTGATCAATCATGACACCCTTTCTCACCCAGTATTGCTTGACGTTTACCGTATTCAAAGTGATGCTGAGCGTCAGTATGATTACTCTCATCAATATATGGGTCAGATTATTCGTACTAATTTCGACTACACCTCGCATCCAACCTTGAATACGCTGGGTAATGAAAACGGCTACCAACACGTGTGGGAAATAGCACGCGCTGACGTGTCTGGCACCACGCTCTTGAGCTGGGTGCAAAATAACAGCTACTACAGCTGGCTGGGGACGGCCGATAGTGAGAGTCAGTCTCTGATTTTTACCCGTACCGGGGCGAATGATCCACAGTTTAACTTACGCAGCGAACCTGGTTTTATGCTGCGCTCGAAAGGCCGCAATCATGTGTTTGCATCCGTGCTGGAAACACATGGCTATTTTAATGAAGCGATTGAAGCATCAACCGATGCGCGCGGTCAGTTTGAACATATTTCCGTGATTGGTCACAACGCGATGGGTACGGTTGTGTCATTGAAAGGTCAAGACGTTGAATTGACCGTCATGATCAGCAACCGTCCTGATGTCACCGATGCGACCGAACACAAGATTGAATTTAATAACACAACTTATAGCTGGAAAGGATTTCTTGCTGTGCAGCAGGAGAACAAATAATGACAGATTATCAGCCTTTATTGATGACCATGGACGAAGCCGCAGCGCTTCGTGAAGATTTGGGTAAAGAGACGCTAATGGGCAAAGCCCTCGCGCGTGATATTGCAAAAGTGCAAGACTATATCG
This DNA window, taken from Thaumasiovibrio subtropicus, encodes the following:
- a CDS encoding heparinase II/III domain-containing protein, which encodes MSTTPQPVLFTPEEIVQLQQEVSRSSLMGNTIDAYRKDVDAFMLLPLDVPGHGEAGGYEHNRHKQNYTFMNMAGRLFLVTQEEKYAQFVKDLLALYAEKYLTFDFHVQKNTNPTGRLFHQILNEHCWLMFTSLAYSCVASTMTETERAAVIEGIFEPMLEMFTVKYGHDFDRIHNHGIWAVAAVGICGLVVGKREYLEMAVYGMENNGTGGFLAQISQLFAPSGYYMEGPYYHRYAIRPLCVFAEVIHRHMPEIDIYHYKDQVIGNTVQALLATAYPNGEFPALNDASRTMGITDMGVQVAVSLYAKHYTLDDNILGMAKIQEGVWLSGCGAALSAAYEQASDTREIDAPFWPSVELNEGPQGDRGAQGFLRMKSRDNDICQLVMNYGQHGMDHGHFDTLGIAFFSRGQEVLREYGFGRWVNVEPKFGGRYLPENKSYARQTIAHNGVTIDEGCQNGFSIEQADAKHGIPHFFMGNDEHLQAMSAFANDHYPHAKMQRTVALINHDTLSHPVLLDVYRIQSDAERQYDYSHQYMGQIIRTNFDYTSHPTLNTLGNENGYQHVWEIARADVSGTTLLSWVQNNSYYSWLGTADSESQSLIFTRTGANDPQFNLRSEPGFMLRSKGRNHVFASVLETHGYFNEAIEASTDARGQFEHISVIGHNAMGTVVSLKGQDVELTVMISNRPDVTDATEHKIEFNNTTYSWKGFLAVQQENK